The Clostridia bacterium genome includes a region encoding these proteins:
- a CDS encoding long-chain-fatty-acid--CoA ligase — MQSWCPELWRRNAEFYGSKVAVIDGDKRLTWAEINERVNRLYWVLRNRGVAKGDRVAVLAPNCAEFLECRGACEKGGYVGVPISWRAPAETIKYIVNHSEAGVLVVHQKFCDLVTGIRSELPSVKHVLTLGEPQDVSVGEPYEEALSEASPEEPDALPEDDDLVYLIYSSGTTGLPKGIMYHHRMQLESSKLHIMDLGLRSTDVTYSVLPWFHSGGHAISSATCYVGATQIAVERFEVEQFLRVAARERVTLAHVVPTMIAMILEHPALDRFDLSSLRTFSYVGASMPLGLLQKAMQKFGRDRFIQMYGLTENGPIVSCLSREDHIRAVTDGATEAERRRLGSIGVPDCTVRVRIVDEYGNLLPPGEAGEIAVRSENTMKGYWKQPELTQQKLRDGWLLTGDVGKLDEDGYLYLLDRKDDMIVTGGENVYPSHVEQVLCLHPAVKEAAVVGVPDEKWGERVVAAVALWPGGTATEEELIEFCKGKLAGYERPKSIVILPELPKSGSGKIMRKDVRNHLRQVLAGSVG, encoded by the coding sequence ATGCAAAGCTGGTGTCCGGAATTGTGGAGGAGAAACGCGGAATTCTATGGGAGTAAGGTCGCGGTCATAGACGGAGATAAGCGTCTAACGTGGGCCGAGATTAATGAGCGGGTTAACAGGTTGTACTGGGTGCTTCGAAATCGAGGGGTGGCGAAAGGAGACAGGGTAGCTGTCCTGGCTCCGAATTGCGCGGAGTTCCTTGAGTGCAGGGGAGCATGCGAAAAGGGCGGATACGTGGGTGTACCGATAAGCTGGAGAGCTCCTGCCGAAACCATCAAGTACATTGTCAACCATAGCGAAGCCGGCGTACTGGTAGTGCACCAGAAGTTCTGCGACTTGGTGACAGGTATCAGGAGTGAATTGCCCAGCGTCAAACACGTTTTGACCTTAGGTGAGCCCCAAGACGTATCCGTGGGGGAACCGTATGAGGAGGCCTTGTCAGAGGCCAGCCCCGAGGAACCGGATGCTTTGCCTGAAGATGACGACCTTGTTTACCTGATCTACTCCAGCGGAACTACGGGGCTGCCCAAGGGAATCATGTATCACCATCGCATGCAGCTGGAGTCTTCGAAGCTTCACATAATGGACCTGGGCCTAAGAAGTACGGACGTCACTTATAGCGTTCTGCCGTGGTTCCATTCCGGCGGCCATGCCATTTCTTCGGCCACATGCTATGTGGGGGCCACGCAGATCGCGGTAGAGCGGTTTGAGGTGGAGCAGTTCCTGCGGGTGGCAGCCCGAGAGCGGGTCACCCTCGCCCACGTGGTGCCAACCATGATTGCCATGATCCTGGAGCATCCGGCGCTCGATCGTTTCGACCTAAGCAGCCTGCGAACCTTCAGCTACGTGGGAGCTTCCATGCCTCTGGGATTACTGCAAAAGGCGATGCAAAAATTTGGCAGGGATCGATTCATCCAAATGTACGGCCTGACCGAGAACGGCCCCATCGTCTCCTGCCTTTCTCGGGAGGACCACATACGCGCCGTAACGGATGGGGCAACCGAGGCAGAAAGGAGACGGCTTGGTTCGATCGGAGTTCCGGACTGTACCGTACGTGTAAGGATTGTTGATGAGTACGGCAACCTTCTGCCCCCAGGGGAGGCAGGAGAGATTGCCGTCCGGTCGGAGAACACGATGAAGGGTTACTGGAAGCAGCCGGAATTGACCCAACAGAAGCTGAGGGACGGATGGCTGCTCACCGGAGACGTTGGCAAGTTGGACGAGGATGGGTATTTATACTTGCTTGATCGGAAGGACGACATGATCGTAACCGGGGGCGAGAACGTTTACCCCTCGCACGTTGAACAAGTCCTGTGCCTGCATCCGGCAGTAAAGGAAGCGGCCGTGGTTGGCGTTCCCGACGAGAAATGGGGAGAAAGGGTGGTAGCAGCCGTTGCCCTCTGGCCCGGGGGTACGGCCACCGAGGAGGAACTCATTGAGTTTTGCAAGGGTAAACTCGCGGGCTACGAAAGGCCGAAGTCCATCGTGATCCTGCCTGAATTGCCGAAGTCGGGGAGTGGAAAGATCATGCGCAAGGATGTAAGGAACCACCTGCGGCAGGTGCTTGCAGGCAGTGTGGGGTAG
- the nadC gene encoding carboxylating nicotinate-nucleotide diphosphorylase, with protein sequence MLNLLAVRETVRRALEEDLGSGDLTTSLLFTPADRGEGEILAREEGVVAGLPVAESAFRLLSPDCRLEPRVEEGERVLAGAVVARVEGPLPAVLGAERVALNFLGRLSGIATLTSRYVERVRGYKARICDTRKTLPGMRLLDKYAVAVGGGTNHRFTLGEAVLLKDNHLKAAGGIAQAVARVRRSLPVTAKIEVEVENLAEVEEALAAGVDLIMLDNFALPDLRRAVHRIAGRALIEASGGINLETVAEVAAAGVDYISVGALTHSVRSLDLSLELL encoded by the coding sequence ATGCTGAACCTGCTGGCAGTGAGGGAGACGGTCCGGAGGGCGCTGGAAGAGGATCTGGGTAGCGGCGATCTCACCACCTCGCTGCTGTTTACCCCCGCGGATAGAGGTGAGGGGGAGATCCTGGCCCGCGAGGAGGGAGTGGTGGCCGGTCTGCCGGTGGCCGAGTCGGCCTTCCGGCTGCTTTCGCCGGACTGCAGGCTTGAGCCGCGGGTGGAAGAGGGGGAGCGGGTGTTGGCCGGTGCGGTAGTGGCCCGGGTGGAGGGCCCCCTGCCGGCCGTGTTGGGCGCGGAGCGGGTGGCCCTGAACTTCCTGGGGCGCCTGTCGGGCATCGCCACCCTTACCTCGCGCTACGTGGAGCGGGTACGGGGCTATAAGGCCAGGATCTGCGACACCCGCAAGACCCTGCCCGGGATGCGGCTGCTGGACAAGTACGCCGTGGCCGTGGGCGGGGGAACCAATCACCGCTTCACCCTGGGAGAGGCGGTACTGCTCAAGGACAACCACCTCAAGGCGGCGGGGGGGATCGCCCAAGCGGTGGCCCGGGTGAGGCGGTCGCTTCCGGTCACGGCGAAAATAGAGGTAGAGGTGGAGAACCTAGCCGAGGTTGAGGAGGCCCTGGCCGCCGGCGTGGACCTTATCATGCTGGACAACTTTGCCCTGCCCGACTTGCGGCGGGCGGTGCACCGGATAGCCGGCCGGGCCCTGATCGAGGCCTCGGGAGGCATCAATCTGGAAACGGTGGCCGAGGTGGCGGCCGCCGGCGTGGACTACATCTCCGTCGGAGCCCTGACCCACAGCGTCCGCTCCCTGGACCTCAGCCTGGAACTGCTCTGA
- the nadA gene encoding quinolinate synthase NadA → MKDLSGEIRALKQERGAVILAHNYQQPAVQELADYVGDSLALARYAARAGAPVIVLAGVRFMAESAAILAPEKTVLLPDPEAGCPLADAVDAVSLRRARDAHPGAAVVCYVNSSAEVKAESDVCCTSGNAVRVVGSLPERRVLFVPDRNLAGYVARFTDKEIVAWEGSCPVHARVRREEVEQARRRYPGALVMVHPECPPEVTAAADFVGSTEAMLRFARKAEAADFVVGTEAGLLHRLERENPGKTFHLLSPTLVCPDMKRTTPEKIARCLRQLAPRVRVPEAVGRRARQALERMLELG, encoded by the coding sequence GTGAAAGACCTGTCGGGGGAAATACGGGCGCTGAAGCAGGAGCGCGGGGCGGTAATACTGGCCCACAACTACCAGCAGCCCGCAGTCCAGGAGCTGGCCGACTACGTCGGCGATTCCCTGGCCTTGGCCCGTTACGCCGCCCGTGCGGGGGCGCCGGTGATCGTGCTGGCGGGAGTGCGCTTCATGGCCGAGTCCGCCGCCATTCTGGCCCCGGAGAAGACCGTGCTCCTCCCCGACCCGGAAGCGGGTTGCCCCCTGGCCGACGCCGTGGATGCGGTTTCCCTGCGCCGGGCCCGCGACGCGCATCCCGGGGCGGCGGTGGTGTGCTACGTCAACTCTTCGGCAGAGGTCAAGGCCGAAAGCGACGTTTGCTGCACCTCCGGCAACGCGGTGCGGGTGGTGGGCTCCCTTCCCGAACGGCGGGTCCTGTTCGTGCCCGACCGCAACCTGGCCGGGTATGTGGCCCGGTTCACGGACAAGGAAATCGTGGCCTGGGAGGGCAGCTGCCCCGTGCACGCCCGCGTCCGCCGGGAAGAGGTGGAGCAGGCGCGGCGCCGGTACCCGGGAGCCCTGGTCATGGTCCACCCCGAGTGTCCCCCGGAGGTGACCGCAGCCGCCGATTTCGTCGGCAGTACCGAAGCCATGCTCCGGTTTGCCCGTAAGGCGGAGGCGGCCGACTTCGTGGTGGGTACGGAGGCGGGCCTCCTGCACCGCCTGGAGCGGGAAAACCCCGGCAAAACCTTTCATCTCCTTTCCCCCACTCTGGTCTGCCCGGATATGAAGCGCACCACCCCGGAGAAGATTGCCCGCTGCCTCCGTCAACTGGCTCCCCGGGTGCGGGTCCCCGAGGCGGTGGGGCGGCGGGCCCGGCAGGCCCTGGAGCGGATGCTGGAGCTGGGCTGA
- a CDS encoding L-aspartate oxidase: MQEVPRYLVNFHLRDLPCYRTEVLILGSGIAGLYLALKLSRRYRVMLVTKDEPGEGATFLAQGGIAAALGEGDSPELHLADTLAAGAGLSDPEAARVLVREAPARVGELLAWGVPFDREGSGLALGREGAHSRRRILHAGGDATGAAVWRTLMARAGEEPRISMWPRATALDLLTDGDRCGGALVLPEGGPPTAVLAGATVLATGGAGRIYPLTTNPPVATGDGVAMAYRAGAELTDLEFYQFHPTVLVHPGARGFLVSEAVRGEGAVLRNPSGERFMCGYHPLAELAPRDVVTRAAIREMQRRGSDRVYLDLTGLAPELVERRFPTAAATCRRLGLDPRRDWLPVAPAAHYFMGGVRTDLAGRTSLEGLYACGEAACTGVHGANRLASNSLLEALVFGGRLADELLNRFALISPQFDLACDELDASGEAAQGPAPIREIVGGCLGPVRSEEGLAQGREALDRLWPCLYRAAHDRAQVETRNLLLLAGLMLEAASWRRESRGAHYRTDYPQADPAYRKRLVLRCRQGIPEVGEARAENGSEPV; the protein is encoded by the coding sequence ATGCAAGAGGTGCCCCGTTACCTGGTCAACTTTCATCTGCGCGACCTGCCCTGCTACCGGACCGAAGTGTTGATCCTGGGCAGCGGCATCGCCGGCCTCTACCTGGCGCTTAAGCTTTCCCGCCGGTACCGGGTGATGCTCGTCACCAAGGACGAGCCGGGCGAGGGGGCTACCTTCCTGGCCCAGGGGGGCATTGCCGCGGCCCTGGGGGAAGGGGATTCGCCGGAGCTGCACCTGGCAGACACCCTGGCCGCCGGCGCGGGGCTGAGCGATCCGGAGGCGGCCCGGGTGCTGGTGCGGGAGGCTCCGGCGCGGGTAGGAGAACTGTTGGCCTGGGGCGTCCCCTTCGACCGCGAGGGGAGCGGTCTGGCCCTGGGCCGGGAAGGCGCCCACAGCCGGAGGCGGATCCTGCACGCCGGGGGCGACGCCACCGGTGCGGCCGTCTGGCGCACCCTGATGGCCAGAGCCGGGGAGGAGCCGCGGATAAGCATGTGGCCGCGGGCCACGGCGTTAGACCTTCTGACCGACGGGGACCGCTGCGGCGGAGCCCTGGTGCTCCCCGAAGGCGGCCCGCCGACGGCGGTGCTGGCCGGGGCCACGGTACTGGCCACCGGCGGGGCCGGCAGGATATATCCCCTCACCACCAACCCGCCGGTAGCCACCGGCGACGGGGTGGCCATGGCCTACCGGGCCGGAGCGGAATTGACGGACTTGGAGTTTTACCAGTTCCACCCCACGGTGCTGGTGCATCCCGGGGCGCGGGGCTTTCTGGTCTCGGAGGCGGTGCGGGGAGAGGGGGCGGTCCTGCGTAACCCATCCGGGGAGAGGTTCATGTGCGGTTACCATCCTCTGGCGGAACTCGCGCCCCGCGACGTGGTAACCCGCGCCGCCATCCGAGAGATGCAACGCCGGGGGAGCGATCGCGTATATCTGGACCTGACCGGGCTGGCGCCGGAACTGGTGGAGCGGCGTTTTCCCACCGCAGCCGCTACCTGCCGCCGCCTGGGCCTGGACCCCCGGCGGGACTGGCTGCCGGTGGCCCCGGCGGCGCACTATTTCATGGGCGGGGTGCGCACCGATCTGGCGGGGCGGACCAGCCTGGAGGGACTTTATGCCTGCGGAGAGGCGGCCTGTACCGGAGTGCACGGCGCCAACCGGCTGGCGAGCAATTCTCTCCTGGAGGCTCTGGTGTTCGGCGGGCGGCTGGCGGACGAGCTGCTGAACCGGTTCGCCTTGATTTCGCCCCAGTTCGACCTTGCCTGCGATGAACTGGATGCTTCCGGGGAGGCTGCGCAAGGGCCGGCACCGATAAGAGAAATCGTCGGCGGGTGCCTGGGACCGGTGCGGAGCGAGGAGGGACTGGCCCAGGGGCGCGAGGCCCTGGATAGGCTCTGGCCGTGTCTTTACCGGGCGGCGCATGACCGGGCGCAGGTGGAGACGCGCAATTTGCTGCTCTTGGCCGGCCTGATGCTGGAGGCGGCCTCCTGGCGGCGGGAAAGCCGCGGCGCCCACTACCGGACCGATTACCCGCAAGCGGACCCCGCCTACCGCAAACGGCTGGTATTGCGCTGCCGGCAGGGCATACCTGAGGTCGGGGAAGCACGGGCAGAAAACGGCTCCGAGCCCGTCTGA
- a CDS encoding PIN domain-containing protein, with product MILLDTNILVYAVNRDAPRHGLCRALIAAARRKELEAAVVPQVLLEFFAVVTDRRRVRRPLDPITAWQEVEVLRAGLRVVDPGPAALDRLAALLTQGKVAGAEVFDAWLAAQALAAGISTICTCNAADFAGIPGLVVREPEELAIDPGAD from the coding sequence TTGATACTTCTGGATACCAATATCCTGGTGTACGCCGTTAACCGCGACGCCCCCCGGCACGGGCTCTGCCGCGCCTTGATAGCGGCCGCCCGGCGCAAGGAGTTGGAAGCGGCGGTGGTGCCCCAGGTGCTTCTGGAGTTTTTCGCTGTCGTGACCGACCGCCGGCGCGTCCGGAGGCCCCTGGATCCGATCACCGCCTGGCAGGAGGTAGAAGTGCTGCGGGCCGGTCTCCGGGTGGTGGACCCCGGCCCGGCCGCGCTTGACCGTTTGGCGGCGCTTCTGACTCAAGGGAAAGTCGCCGGAGCGGAAGTGTTTGACGCCTGGCTGGCCGCCCAGGCTCTGGCCGCCGGGATAAGCACCATATGCACGTGCAACGCGGCCGACTTTGCCGGCATTCCCGGTTTGGTGGTGCGCGAGCCCGAGGAACTGGCGATAGACCCGGGCGCGGACTGA
- a CDS encoding sigma 54-interacting transcriptional regulator has protein sequence MESRSNGEATRAVALLQSNANNILGLLEAIDDAVIVVDAQGKIIYVNKAYERIVGVKAARVLGRNVAMQFPNDKLVQVLQTGIPILESDDYDETFGYRILANCLPIKDPGGKIIGAVGIGTSSPIYHLSQRLASYVNATKAKKQNIPPTREALPSPFAKIIGNDPAFVRALQMAALAALVDCNILLRGETGTGKTLMAEAIHESSFRKPGPFVELNCAAIPESLLESELFGYERGAFTGANPKGKPGKFEKADGGTLFLDEIGDISLNMQAKLLQAIESRRIERIGGTRSRKVNIRLIAATNKHLEIMVQQRQFRADLYYRLNVVPIFVPALRERQGDIPLLATHFLNRFCRAYGKQISFSPAIFQALERHSWPGNVRELANVIEHSVVMCRGSVILPEHLPEYLRGYCSARNPAPQVSSSIDNLKALIENLEKEAISAALKRTGNNRSKAIQLLGISRRSFYEKLRKYQLG, from the coding sequence GTGGAATCCAGGTCGAACGGTGAGGCCACACGTGCGGTAGCACTGCTTCAAAGCAACGCGAATAACATTTTGGGGCTTCTGGAGGCGATCGATGATGCCGTTATCGTGGTGGATGCCCAAGGCAAGATAATTTATGTTAACAAGGCATACGAACGCATTGTAGGGGTCAAGGCCGCCCGGGTGCTGGGACGCAACGTGGCCATGCAGTTTCCCAATGATAAATTGGTGCAAGTACTTCAAACAGGAATACCCATTCTTGAGAGCGATGACTACGATGAAACCTTCGGCTATCGCATCCTGGCAAACTGCCTACCCATAAAAGATCCGGGTGGCAAAATAATTGGTGCAGTCGGCATCGGCACTTCTTCCCCCATCTATCATTTGTCTCAGCGACTGGCTTCTTATGTCAACGCCACCAAGGCAAAGAAACAAAACATTCCTCCAACCCGTGAGGCCCTACCCTCTCCCTTTGCCAAGATCATTGGCAATGACCCCGCTTTTGTGCGGGCTCTGCAGATGGCAGCGTTAGCCGCCCTGGTGGACTGCAACATCCTATTACGGGGGGAGACCGGGACAGGCAAGACCCTAATGGCCGAAGCCATCCACGAATCGAGTTTCAGGAAGCCGGGCCCCTTTGTCGAGCTGAATTGCGCAGCCATTCCGGAGTCCCTGTTGGAATCGGAGCTGTTCGGCTACGAACGCGGTGCGTTTACCGGGGCCAATCCAAAGGGAAAACCGGGCAAGTTTGAAAAGGCCGATGGCGGAACCTTGTTTCTGGACGAAATAGGAGACATCTCCCTGAACATGCAGGCCAAGTTGCTGCAAGCCATCGAATCGAGGCGAATTGAGAGAATAGGAGGAACCAGGTCAAGAAAGGTGAACATCAGGCTAATCGCCGCCACCAACAAGCACCTTGAAATAATGGTCCAGCAGCGACAGTTCCGGGCGGATCTCTACTACCGGCTAAACGTGGTACCGATCTTTGTGCCCGCTCTGCGGGAAAGACAAGGGGATATACCCCTTCTGGCAACCCACTTCCTCAATCGGTTTTGTCGTGCCTACGGAAAACAGATTAGTTTCTCTCCTGCTATCTTCCAAGCCCTTGAAAGACACAGCTGGCCGGGGAACGTCAGAGAGCTGGCCAACGTAATAGAGCATTCGGTGGTAATGTGCCGGGGTTCGGTAATTCTTCCTGAACACCTTCCCGAATACCTTAGGGGCTACTGCTCGGCCAGAAACCCGGCTCCGCAAGTCTCCTCCTCCATTGACAACCTAAAGGCACTGATTGAAAACCTCGAAAAGGAAGCCATAAGTGCGGCGCTCAAAAGGACCGGAAACAACCGGTCCAAAGCTATTCAATTGCTAGGAATAAGCCGCCGGTCTTTTTACGAAAAACTGCGCAAATATCAACTCGGCTAA
- a CDS encoding 3-hydroxyacyl-CoA dehydrogenase family protein — translation MEIGVIGIVGAGAMGRGIAQLASQSGLEVILSDVNLDIADRAVEEIGRQLSRLVEKGKIPGTDREAILGRIRTAAGVAGVGPADFVIEAVFEDESLKQEVFRELDATCRTGVILASNTSGVSITSLAAATRRPQQVVGMHFFNPAPVMRLVEVIRGYHTGDETVQSVMELARRLGKTPILVNKDSPGFVVNRLMLAQYVEAIRLVEEGVASFEDVDRAAKLGLNHPMGPFELHDFTGLDIGYHNLRYLAQEFQESRWNPPLSLRLLIKAGRLGRKTGAGWYDYESS, via the coding sequence ATGGAAATCGGAGTTATCGGCATAGTAGGCGCGGGGGCGATGGGCAGGGGTATCGCCCAACTGGCGAGCCAATCGGGGCTGGAGGTGATCCTGAGTGATGTCAATCTGGATATTGCGGACCGGGCCGTGGAGGAGATAGGCCGCCAGCTGTCGCGACTGGTCGAGAAGGGGAAGATTCCCGGCACCGACCGGGAAGCCATTTTGGGCCGCATCCGGACGGCGGCAGGAGTGGCTGGCGTGGGTCCGGCAGACTTTGTCATTGAGGCCGTCTTTGAGGATGAGAGCCTGAAGCAAGAAGTATTTCGCGAATTGGATGCAACCTGCAGGACGGGCGTAATTCTGGCCTCCAACACTTCCGGAGTGTCTATTACCTCCCTGGCCGCGGCCACCAGGCGCCCGCAACAGGTGGTCGGCATGCACTTCTTCAACCCGGCGCCGGTAATGCGTCTGGTAGAGGTAATCAGGGGTTACCATACTGGCGACGAAACGGTGCAAAGCGTTATGGAGCTGGCGCGGCGCCTGGGCAAGACACCCATACTGGTGAATAAAGATTCACCCGGCTTTGTCGTGAACCGTCTCATGCTGGCGCAGTATGTTGAGGCCATCCGGCTGGTAGAGGAAGGCGTGGCCTCCTTCGAGGATGTCGACCGGGCGGCGAAGCTCGGGCTCAACCATCCTATGGGTCCGTTTGAACTGCATGACTTTACGGGCCTGGATATAGGCTATCACAATCTCCGGTACCTGGCCCAGGAGTTTCAAGAGTCCCGATGGAACCCGCCTCTGAGTCTGAGGCTGCTAATAAAGGCGGGTCGGCTGGGGCGGAAAACCGGAGCCGGGTGGTACGATTACGAATCGAGCTGA
- a CDS encoding thiolase family protein has product MERNVCLIAGGMSQWGVREASQRDLFQEAAKACFEDNPAVRPTDVDGLIVASAFTERCSFQTHLAPLVAEQLGIRPRSVCARVELLCASGSSALIMAYGLIKSGAADVVMVAGGEKLYMPQRWEVFYSELGTADREWDGAQGLGLPPPIFAMVAKQHMKLYGTTEEQMALVAVKNRRNGVNNPRGQFRQPIDLETALNARPIVSPLKLYDCCPVTDGAAAVILACEEKARDLTDRPLVYVRGTGQATLHNMSANQPNWTTWEALRIAAQMAYKRAGVKPADIDVAQTHDCFTISEIIEYEDLGFCEKGEGGWFVQEGKSDFGGQVAVNTDGGLLSCGHPFGGTGLRQAIEIMKQLQGRAARQVEGARFGLTHNLSGPAAAHTVIIYGRDKS; this is encoded by the coding sequence ATGGAACGGAACGTCTGCCTGATCGCAGGAGGCATGTCCCAGTGGGGGGTGCGTGAAGCTTCCCAGAGAGACCTTTTCCAGGAAGCGGCCAAAGCCTGCTTCGAGGATAACCCGGCGGTGAGGCCCACCGATGTCGACGGGCTGATCGTGGCCAGTGCCTTCACCGAGCGCTGCTCCTTTCAGACGCACCTTGCTCCTCTAGTAGCGGAGCAGCTGGGCATTAGACCCAGGAGCGTATGCGCGCGGGTGGAGCTACTGTGCGCCAGCGGCAGCTCGGCACTAATCATGGCCTACGGGCTGATCAAGAGCGGGGCAGCGGACGTGGTCATGGTGGCCGGGGGAGAGAAGCTCTACATGCCCCAGCGGTGGGAGGTATTCTACAGCGAGCTGGGCACTGCCGACCGGGAGTGGGACGGTGCCCAGGGGCTGGGCTTGCCGCCGCCGATCTTTGCCATGGTGGCCAAACAGCATATGAAGCTTTACGGCACTACGGAGGAGCAAATGGCTCTGGTAGCGGTCAAGAACCGGCGAAACGGCGTGAACAATCCCAGGGGGCAGTTCCGGCAACCGATTGACCTTGAAACGGCCCTCAACGCCCGTCCTATAGTGTCTCCTCTCAAGCTGTACGATTGCTGTCCGGTTACCGATGGAGCGGCAGCGGTAATTCTGGCTTGTGAGGAGAAGGCGAGGGACTTAACCGACCGACCTCTGGTGTACGTCCGGGGTACCGGGCAGGCCACCCTGCATAACATGTCCGCCAACCAGCCCAATTGGACTACGTGGGAAGCGCTAAGGATTGCCGCCCAAATGGCGTACAAGCGAGCCGGAGTAAAGCCTGCCGATATAGACGTGGCTCAAACCCACGACTGCTTTACCATTTCGGAAATAATCGAGTACGAGGATCTGGGCTTTTGCGAGAAGGGCGAGGGTGGGTGGTTCGTTCAGGAAGGCAAATCGGACTTTGGTGGGCAAGTGGCAGTCAACACTGACGGGGGCCTGCTCAGCTGTGGGCACCCGTTCGGCGGCACGGGTTTGCGTCAAGCTATTGAGATCATGAAGCAATTGCAGGGAAGAGCGGCGCGTCAGGTAGAGGGGGCGCGGTTCGGACTCACGCATAACCTGAGCGGCCCGGCGGCTGCTCATACGGTCATTATCTACGGGAGGGATAAGAGTTGA
- a CDS encoding Zn-ribbon domain-containing OB-fold protein produces MTALPILEGRYAASMDFYPQQSKEFTRIWPFYEHLKQGRFTTTRCRACGRRSFPPRAICSNCYSEDMEWVDLPTRGKVLVLTEEVQGVPLGFEAPLIHALVDLQGEMTMFVRLVNCQPGEVREGDEVRLVVFPIPEVPQETRSGVIKQERVYYAFEPVR; encoded by the coding sequence TTGACCGCCTTACCGATACTGGAGGGTAGGTATGCCGCCAGCATGGACTTCTATCCCCAGCAGTCCAAGGAGTTTACCCGCATCTGGCCGTTCTACGAGCACCTGAAACAGGGCCGGTTCACCACCACCAGGTGCCGAGCTTGCGGCCGCCGCAGTTTTCCGCCCCGGGCGATTTGCTCGAATTGTTACTCTGAAGACATGGAATGGGTAGACCTTCCCACGCGGGGAAAAGTTCTGGTCTTGACCGAGGAAGTCCAGGGCGTGCCCCTGGGGTTTGAAGCGCCGCTGATACACGCGCTGGTGGATTTGCAGGGAGAGATGACCATGTTCGTGCGGCTGGTTAACTGCCAACCCGGTGAGGTTAGGGAGGGCGATGAGGTGAGGTTGGTAGTGTTTCCGATCCCGGAAGTTCCTCAGGAAACGCGCAGTGGCGTAATAAAGCAGGAGCGGGTCTATTACGCTTTTGAGCCCGTGCGTTAG
- a CDS encoding acyl-CoA dehydrogenase family protein produces the protein MDFRLDEDQESIRRTVRRIMAEKVAPRAQAIDEAEEFPWDVKQIMAENGILALAVPEEYGGIDGRLTTYCAAMEEVARVCGSSSMIFGCFSLGSIPIIVAGNEDQKRKYLPPIAEGKVFPTFALTEPNAGSDVGAIQTRAVPHGDEYVITGTKTFITNAPVADLFTIFAKVPTSAGDRISAFLVEKGAPGLGTGKVEKKMGLRGSPTGEVILDGVRVGKEMLLGEVGDGFRIAMKCLDKGRITVAFQAIGLAQGALEAATDYACTRVQFGVPIIRHQGIQFMLADMETKVQTARWLGYLAAWKYDCRDPDTSKFSAMAKLWATDMVMDVTRDAVQVFGGYGYCREYPVERMMRDAKVFAIFEGTNQIQRIVVARALEAGRSAV, from the coding sequence GTGGACTTCCGTCTGGACGAGGATCAGGAGAGTATCCGCCGCACCGTGAGAAGAATAATGGCCGAAAAGGTGGCCCCCCGGGCCCAAGCGATTGACGAGGCAGAGGAGTTCCCCTGGGACGTAAAGCAGATAATGGCCGAAAACGGTATCCTGGCTTTGGCAGTACCCGAGGAGTACGGGGGCATTGACGGCCGCCTTACCACCTATTGCGCGGCAATGGAAGAAGTAGCACGGGTCTGCGGATCGAGCTCAATGATTTTCGGGTGCTTCTCGCTGGGCTCCATTCCAATCATAGTAGCCGGCAACGAGGACCAGAAGCGGAAATACTTGCCGCCCATAGCCGAAGGCAAGGTATTCCCGACCTTTGCCCTCACCGAGCCGAATGCGGGTTCTGACGTTGGGGCGATACAGACCAGGGCCGTACCCCACGGCGATGAGTATGTGATCACGGGGACCAAGACCTTTATCACCAACGCTCCGGTAGCCGATCTGTTTACGATATTTGCAAAGGTTCCCACCAGCGCCGGCGACAGGATCTCGGCCTTTCTGGTGGAGAAGGGCGCTCCCGGGCTTGGCACCGGAAAGGTTGAAAAGAAGATGGGACTGCGCGGGTCTCCTACAGGCGAGGTCATACTGGATGGCGTCCGGGTGGGCAAGGAGATGTTGCTCGGAGAAGTGGGTGACGGGTTTAGGATAGCCATGAAATGCCTGGACAAGGGGAGAATCACGGTAGCCTTCCAGGCTATTGGGCTGGCCCAGGGAGCGCTGGAGGCGGCCACCGACTATGCTTGCACCAGAGTTCAGTTCGGTGTGCCCATTATCAGGCACCAGGGAATCCAGTTCATGCTGGCGGACATGGAAACCAAGGTGCAGACCGCCCGCTGGCTGGGGTATTTGGCGGCATGGAAGTACGATTGCCGGGACCCTGACACAAGCAAGTTCTCTGCTATGGCCAAACTGTGGGCTACGGACATGGTCATGGACGTTACGCGGGATGCGGTGCAGGTGTTCGGCGGGTACGGGTACTGCCGCGAATACCCGGTGGAGCGTATGATGCGCGATGCCAAAGTATTTGCGATCTTTGAGGGAACCAATCAAATACAGCGCATCGTGGTTGCTCGGGCTCTGGAGGCCGGCAGATCGGCCGTCTGA